Proteins encoded in a region of the Pelobates fuscus isolate aPelFus1 chromosome 11, aPelFus1.pri, whole genome shotgun sequence genome:
- the C11H1orf174 gene encoding UPF0688 protein C1orf174 homolog, with protein sequence MSNRKSTDGVRCSARQKNRSLSTAPTSSDHEAETCKRTRTTNLAPSPKGTEKRTSKKQKCDHKNMKSNTHGQICESGSQIFGKSNSPSCCDNMGSERAVNQPKSRGRKCPKTKVRATERSFSNSLDSSNQGVTNVTGDGSVFSDITQSEVTRRKRNISVDSNPFIDEDSNQPMPLTRFFGNADLMQDIPPVMPSWAFMSRRQVRNLHFRAKDDDDDDDEDDDEDQEVTIHKDNV encoded by the exons TCAACAGATGGAGTGCGATGCTCAGCGCGTCAGAAGAATCGAAGTTTATCAACAGCTCCTACCTCATCTGACCATGAAGCAGAGACATGCAAGCGCACAAGGACAACAAACCTG GCACCTtcacccaaaggcacagaaaaacGAACTTCTAAAAAACAGAAATGTGATCataaaaatatgaaatctaatacACATGGACAAATTTGTGAAAGTGGCAGTCAGATTTTTGGCAAGAGCAACTCTCCATCTTGTTGTGATAACATGGGCTCAGAGAGAGCAGTTAACCAACCAAAGAGCAGGGGAAGAAAATGTCCAAAGACAAAGGTTCGTGCTACCGAACGCTCTTTTTCCAATAGCCTTGATTCCTCAAATCAAGGTGTAACGAATGTCACTGGAGATGGTTCTGTGTTTTCTGATATAACACAATCTGAAGTCACCAGAAGAAAGCGAAATATTTCTGTCGATAGTAATCCATTTATTGACGAGGACAGCAACCAACCGATGCCATTGACGCGTTTCTTTGGAAATGCAGATCTTATGCAG GACATACCACCAGTCATGCCTTCCTGGGCTTTCATGAGCAGAAGGCAGGTCAGAAATCTTCATTTTCGAGCAAAAGATGACGACGACGATGATGATGAAGATGACGACGAAGATCAGGAAGTCACAATTCATAAAGATAATGT gTAA